One window from the genome of Thalassospira xiamenensis M-5 = DSM 17429 encodes:
- a CDS encoding OmpA family protein, translating to MGVLKSTTWRWSGHGSAKGKLRPLLHAGSALAVVLMLGACSSVPDAINPVEWGKSIGDAFDGDEETAAKSDQPIPGEDEDYPRLADTPAKPVVTGDAERDALVAGLAADRANAQYSQSGRRQSTPPVNALQPQPQQSAESVDMPTIAPAPTTSVSSSAMAEPQKSAETKATATASATTGSAVTSAQSGSRIADEWSAKAPASGPVPTPQPAPEKPDILKSEQERAESSQVVPGSSGSSTGDPVMDQYNRRLAEGQGVFANEPPAQSFDYSAYSDNGAVIVDESQLGSGGNAYLSDSAMPYAETANEVLASRLGVRSVDTLGPSVNGVQVAQIQFGHGSSNLSGTDNNVLSQVAQAWRQTGGILRIIGHASMRTANMSLEEHLAINRQVSEQRASSVVSQLVSLGVNPDAIFVGADGSADPRYYEGVPAGEAGNRRVEIFMDY from the coding sequence ATGGGCGTTCTGAAATCGACGACATGGCGGTGGTCGGGGCACGGGTCCGCGAAAGGTAAATTGCGGCCCTTGCTGCATGCGGGATCGGCGCTTGCTGTTGTGCTGATGCTGGGCGCCTGTTCTTCGGTCCCTGATGCAATCAATCCGGTCGAATGGGGAAAATCGATTGGTGATGCTTTTGACGGCGACGAGGAAACTGCTGCCAAGTCGGATCAGCCGATTCCGGGTGAAGACGAAGATTATCCGCGTCTGGCCGATACGCCGGCCAAGCCGGTTGTGACCGGTGATGCCGAACGTGATGCGCTTGTCGCAGGTTTGGCAGCAGACCGCGCCAATGCGCAATATTCCCAGTCGGGCCGTCGTCAAAGCACGCCGCCGGTCAACGCGCTTCAGCCGCAGCCGCAGCAAAGTGCCGAAAGTGTTGATATGCCGACGATTGCGCCGGCTCCAACCACATCTGTTAGCAGTAGCGCCATGGCGGAGCCGCAAAAATCAGCTGAAACCAAGGCAACTGCAACTGCTAGTGCCACAACGGGCAGTGCTGTGACTTCGGCGCAGTCCGGTTCTAGGATTGCCGATGAATGGAGTGCCAAGGCACCGGCTTCCGGACCCGTTCCAACACCGCAACCTGCGCCCGAGAAGCCCGATATTCTGAAATCTGAACAGGAAAGAGCCGAGTCTTCACAAGTCGTGCCCGGATCGTCAGGATCATCAACCGGTGACCCGGTGATGGACCAGTACAATCGGCGTCTTGCAGAAGGTCAGGGCGTGTTTGCCAATGAACCGCCGGCACAATCATTTGACTATTCTGCCTATTCCGATAACGGGGCGGTAATTGTCGATGAAAGCCAGCTTGGTAGCGGTGGCAATGCCTATCTGTCCGATTCTGCCATGCCCTATGCCGAAACCGCGAACGAGGTTCTGGCATCGCGTCTTGGTGTGCGTTCCGTTGATACGCTGGGACCAAGTGTGAATGGTGTGCAGGTCGCACAAATCCAGTTTGGCCATGGTTCGTCGAATCTGTCGGGCACGGATAACAATGTCCTGAGCCAGGTTGCCCAAGCGTGGCGTCAGACCGGCGGCATCCTTCGTATTATTGGCCATGCGTCGATGCGTACCGCGAATATGAGCCTTGAAGAACATCTGGCGATCAACCGTCAGGTTTCGGAACAGCGCGCTTCGTCGGTGGTGTCGCAGCTTGTGTCTCTCGGTGTTAACCCTGACGCGATCTTTGTCGGGGCCGACGGATCGGCTGACCCGCGCTATTATGAAGGCGTTCCTGCCGGTGAAGCCGGAAACCGCCGTGTTGAAATCTTTATGGATTATTGA
- a CDS encoding LL-diaminopimelate aminotransferase: MSQEFHRIKRLPPYVFAEVNAMKAAARRAGEDIIDFGMGNPDPATPQHIVDKLVETIKNPRTHGYSMSRGIPGLRKALAAYYGRRFGVDIDPETETVVTLGSKEGLANLAAAITSPGDIILVPNPSYPIHAFGFIIAGAALRHIPIGHDEQGEFNAESFMEQLHRAVKHSVPKPSAVVLNFPANPTSLVVDLDFYKEVVDFCRAQEIYILSDIAYSEIYFDGNPPPSILQVEGAKDIAVEFYSLSKTYSMAGWRIGFATGNKKLINALTRIKSYLDYGAFTPIQVAATAALNGPQDCVEEFRNLYRDRRDIFIEGMQSAGWHIPVPAATMFAWAPIPKAFEELGSLDFSKLLLQEAGVAVAPGLGFGEYGDRHVRIALVENKHRIRQANRNIKAFFQKYPDAESARELLKKSV, encoded by the coding sequence ATGTCCCAGGAATTCCATCGCATAAAACGCCTCCCGCCATACGTATTTGCTGAAGTAAATGCGATGAAAGCGGCGGCGCGGCGAGCGGGAGAGGACATTATCGACTTCGGCATGGGCAACCCGGACCCGGCCACGCCGCAACATATTGTCGACAAGCTGGTTGAAACGATCAAGAATCCGCGCACGCATGGTTATTCCATGTCGCGCGGTATCCCCGGTCTGCGCAAGGCGCTGGCGGCTTATTACGGGCGCCGGTTCGGGGTGGATATTGATCCTGAAACCGAAACCGTTGTGACGCTGGGCTCCAAGGAAGGGCTTGCGAACCTCGCCGCAGCCATCACCAGCCCGGGCGACATCATTCTGGTGCCCAATCCGTCCTATCCGATCCATGCGTTCGGTTTCATCATTGCCGGTGCGGCGTTGCGCCACATTCCGATTGGTCATGACGAACAGGGCGAATTCAACGCCGAAAGCTTTATGGAGCAACTGCATCGGGCGGTGAAACATTCGGTCCCGAAACCGAGTGCAGTGGTCCTGAACTTCCCGGCCAATCCGACATCGCTGGTGGTTGACCTTGATTTCTATAAGGAAGTTGTCGATTTCTGCCGGGCGCAGGAAATCTATATCCTGTCGGATATCGCCTATTCGGAAATCTATTTTGATGGCAATCCGCCGCCCTCAATCCTTCAGGTCGAAGGGGCGAAAGACATTGCCGTTGAATTCTATTCCCTGTCGAAAACCTATTCGATGGCGGGATGGCGCATCGGTTTTGCCACCGGCAACAAAAAGCTGATCAATGCACTGACGCGGATCAAGTCATATCTTGATTACGGTGCATTTACCCCGATTCAGGTGGCGGCAACGGCAGCATTGAACGGCCCGCAGGATTGTGTCGAAGAATTCCGTAACCTGTATCGTGACCGTCGCGATATCTTTATCGAAGGTATGCAAAGTGCCGGATGGCATATTCCGGTCCCGGCGGCGACCATGTTTGCCTGGGCCCCGATTCCCAAGGCGTTTGAAGAACTCGGATCGCTTGATTTTTCCAAGCTTCTTTTGCAGGAAGCGGGCGTTGCGGTGGCACCGGGACTTGGCTTTGGCGAATATGGTGATCGTCATGTGCGTATCGCGCTTGTTGAAAACAAACATCGCATCCGGCAGGCCAATCGTAATATCAAGGCATTCTTCCAGAAATATCCCGATGCAGAATCTGCACGTGAACTGTTGAAGAAATCCGTCTGA
- a CDS encoding homoserine dehydrogenase — protein MQNVVKIGVAGLGTVGAGTVKLLSEHRDNLMDRSGSPMIVTAVSARDRTRDRGFSTEGITWYEDARDLATDKNVDVVVETIGGSDGIAYDVCKAALENGKHVVTANKALIALHGVELARIADANNVTIAYEAAVAGGIPVIKALREGLAGNVISRVTGILNGTCNYILTTMREQGRDFADVLAEAQKLGYAEADPTFDVDGIDAAHKLAILTSLAFGVEVDFDAIAVEGIRSVSALDIQLAEELGYRIKLLAIAKQTSEGIEQRVSPVLVDRSTQISKVEGVFNAVVLEGDYVGPVVLQGRGAGERPTASAVVADLVDIAAGRNAPVFGVPADRLKKNVRASLEKHVGPYYLRLMVWDRPGVMAEVTATLAKHGVSMASMIQHGRAETEGGVVPVVFVTHETSEAAMSGALSDISAFESNSQPPVLMRIEGFTS, from the coding sequence GTGCAAAACGTCGTAAAAATCGGTGTGGCAGGCCTTGGTACGGTCGGTGCCGGAACCGTTAAACTGCTGAGCGAACACAGGGATAATCTGATGGACCGTTCCGGTTCCCCGATGATTGTCACAGCAGTATCGGCGCGCGATCGAACTCGGGACCGTGGATTTTCGACCGAAGGCATTACCTGGTACGAAGATGCCCGTGACCTTGCAACTGACAAGAATGTCGATGTGGTTGTTGAAACCATTGGCGGTTCGGACGGCATTGCCTATGACGTCTGCAAGGCCGCCCTTGAAAACGGCAAGCATGTCGTGACGGCCAACAAGGCGCTGATTGCATTACATGGGGTGGAACTGGCACGCATTGCCGATGCAAATAACGTGACCATCGCCTATGAGGCCGCGGTTGCTGGCGGTATTCCGGTGATCAAGGCGCTGCGCGAAGGATTGGCGGGGAATGTCATTTCTCGCGTGACAGGGATTCTGAACGGGACGTGCAACTATATCCTGACCACCATGCGCGAACAGGGGCGTGACTTTGCCGATGTTCTGGCCGAGGCGCAAAAACTTGGCTATGCCGAAGCCGACCCGACCTTTGACGTTGATGGTATTGATGCCGCGCACAAGCTTGCGATCCTGACCAGCCTTGCCTTTGGGGTCGAAGTCGACTTTGACGCGATTGCGGTTGAAGGCATTCGCAGCGTTTCTGCCCTTGATATCCAACTGGCTGAAGAACTTGGTTATCGCATCAAGTTGCTGGCGATTGCCAAACAGACGTCTGAGGGCATCGAGCAGCGTGTTTCACCGGTTCTTGTTGACCGCAGCACCCAGATTTCAAAAGTTGAAGGTGTGTTTAACGCAGTCGTGCTTGAAGGCGATTATGTCGGGCCGGTCGTCCTGCAGGGGCGTGGGGCGGGCGAACGTCCGACCGCATCGGCTGTGGTTGCCGACCTTGTTGATATTGCGGCCGGGCGCAATGCGCCGGTCTTTGGTGTTCCGGCGGATCGTTTGAAAAAGAATGTGCGGGCCTCGCTCGAAAAGCATGTCGGGCCTTATTACCTGCGTCTGATGGTATGGGATCGCCCGGGTGTCATGGCCGAGGTCACCGCGACCCTTGCCAAGCATGGTGTGTCGATGGCGTCCATGATCCAGCATGGCCGGGCCGAGACTGAGGGTGGGGTTGTTCCGGTGGTGTTCGTGACCCACGAAACCAGCGAAGCGGCGATGTCCGGGGCGCTTTCCGACATTTCGGCGTTCGAAAGCAATTCGCAGCCGCCGGTCCTGATGCGGATCGAAGGATTTACTTCGTAA
- the glpX gene encoding class II fructose-bisphosphatase, whose translation MDRNLALETVRVTEAAALACSGLMGRGDEKAADQAAVDAMRNALNSMDIRGTVVIGEGERDEAPMLFIGEEVGSGEGPEIDIALDPLEGTTICATGGPNSLAVVAMAEKGGFLNAPDTYMDKIAVGGGLPDDVVDLDASPAENLKSLASAKGCDVSDLVVCILDRPRHQEIIAKTREAGARIMLIGDGDVAGVIATSQKTSGIDLYMGTGGAPEGVLAAAALRCIGGQFQGRLVFRNDDEIARAKKWGIEDLTRKYKLTELAKGNVMFAATGVTDGAMLRGVRRFANGAETESIVMRSQSGTVRYVRAVHDFSRKIWYK comes from the coding sequence ATGGATCGAAATCTCGCGCTTGAAACCGTTCGTGTTACCGAAGCCGCAGCACTTGCCTGTTCCGGGCTTATGGGGCGCGGTGATGAAAAGGCCGCTGACCAGGCCGCCGTGGACGCAATGCGCAATGCCCTCAACAGCATGGATATTCGCGGTACCGTCGTGATCGGCGAAGGTGAACGCGACGAAGCGCCGATGCTGTTTATTGGCGAAGAAGTCGGTTCGGGCGAAGGCCCGGAAATCGATATCGCACTTGATCCGCTTGAAGGCACGACCATCTGCGCGACTGGTGGCCCGAACTCGTTGGCCGTTGTCGCCATGGCGGAAAAGGGCGGGTTCCTGAACGCACCGGACACCTATATGGACAAAATCGCCGTTGGTGGTGGTCTGCCAGATGATGTTGTCGACCTTGATGCCAGCCCGGCCGAAAACCTGAAAAGCCTTGCCTCGGCAAAGGGTTGCGATGTTTCCGATCTGGTGGTTTGCATCCTTGATCGCCCGCGCCATCAGGAAATCATCGCCAAAACCCGTGAAGCCGGTGCGCGTATCATGCTGATCGGTGATGGTGACGTTGCCGGTGTTATCGCGACCTCGCAGAAAACGTCGGGTATTGATCTGTATATGGGAACCGGTGGTGCGCCCGAAGGTGTTCTTGCGGCGGCCGCCCTTCGTTGCATCGGTGGGCAGTTCCAGGGACGTTTGGTCTTCCGCAATGATGACGAAATCGCGCGCGCCAAAAAATGGGGCATCGAAGACCTGACCCGTAAATACAAACTGACGGAACTTGCCAAGGGCAATGTCATGTTTGCGGCAACCGGTGTGACCGATGGCGCAATGCTGCGCGGTGTGCGCCGTTTCGCCAATGGTGCGGAAACCGAAAGCATCGTGATGCGGTCGCAGTCGGGCACGGTGCGCTATGTGCGCGCGGTTCACGATTTCAGCCGGAAAATCTGGTACAAGTAA
- a CDS encoding Hsp70 family protein: MSEIIALDFGTTNSVLAVADSNGNVQSATFEVGQNSFDTYRTILYFWEEQKLTTPGAPISLQSCSGPFAMAEYLKESQDCRLIQSIKSYLASKDFEGTEIFGNVYTIEDLIATFLTQIHHHAQYSLGGLGYRVISGRPVAFAGTNPDNDYAEMRLRAAYEQAGFEVEAMVFEPLAASYYYGRQLDKPETVLVADFGGGTSDFSVIRFTPGMGIRGVQALSHTGLGIAGDSFDYRIIQKAIWPRLGFGSEYRTMGAALPVPRQYYTAFSRWHYLSMMRQPKVINEIRSLIRTAEQPDDIEDLVTIIEEELGFHLYQAVSKAKAELSSEQSTILQFNHAGVEIEERLTRADFEAAIAPDIADIEKAAKLCLEQAGIQAHEVSRVFMTGGTSYVPAVRKIFEDGFGQERVEIGQPFLSVAHGLALIAADEGIV; this comes from the coding sequence ATGTCCGAAATTATCGCCCTTGATTTTGGTACGACCAATTCGGTGCTTGCCGTGGCCGACAGCAACGGCAATGTGCAATCGGCAACGTTTGAGGTCGGGCAGAACAGTTTCGATACCTATCGAACCATCCTGTATTTCTGGGAAGAACAGAAGCTGACCACACCCGGTGCGCCGATCAGTTTGCAAAGCTGTTCCGGGCCGTTTGCCATGGCCGAATATCTGAAGGAAAGTCAGGATTGCCGACTGATTCAGTCGATCAAATCCTATCTGGCGTCCAAGGATTTCGAGGGCACCGAGATTTTCGGCAATGTCTATACGATCGAAGATCTGATCGCGACGTTCCTGACCCAGATACATCATCACGCGCAATACAGCCTTGGCGGCCTTGGCTATCGGGTGATTTCCGGGCGTCCGGTCGCGTTTGCCGGAACAAATCCCGATAACGATTATGCCGAAATGCGCCTACGTGCGGCCTATGAGCAGGCCGGGTTCGAGGTCGAGGCCATGGTGTTCGAGCCCTTGGCGGCAAGCTATTATTACGGTCGGCAGCTTGATAAACCCGAAACCGTTCTGGTCGCCGACTTTGGCGGGGGTACCAGTGACTTTTCGGTGATCCGCTTTACACCGGGCATGGGGATTCGCGGGGTTCAGGCGCTTTCGCATACCGGTCTTGGCATTGCGGGCGACAGCTTTGATTACCGCATCATCCAGAAAGCCATCTGGCCGCGTCTTGGTTTTGGCAGCGAATATCGCACGATGGGGGCGGCATTGCCGGTGCCGCGCCAGTATTACACCGCGTTTTCGCGCTGGCATTACCTGTCGATGATGCGCCAGCCCAAGGTGATCAACGAAATCAGAAGCCTGATCCGGACCGCCGAACAACCCGACGATATCGAAGATCTGGTAACAATCATCGAAGAAGAACTGGGCTTCCACCTGTATCAGGCGGTGTCAAAAGCCAAGGCGGAGCTTTCAAGCGAGCAAAGCACGATCCTGCAATTCAATCATGCCGGGGTCGAGATCGAGGAACGCCTGACACGTGCCGATTTCGAAGCTGCGATTGCGCCTGATATCGCCGATATCGAAAAGGCCGCCAAGCTGTGTCTTGAGCAGGCGGGTATTCAGGCCCACGAAGTATCACGCGTTTTCATGACGGGTGGGACGTCCTATGTCCCGGCGGTGCGCAAAATCTTTGAAGACGGCTTTGGCCAGGAACGGGTCGAAATTGGTCAACCATTCCTGTCGGTTGCGCATGGTCTTGCGCTAATTGCAGCGGATGAGGGGATCGTTTAG
- a CDS encoding peroxiredoxin: protein MSSESDAHVIARLTGQMLPSLALAATDGQAVDLAILTGRSVVYAYPRTAEPDKASPDGWDEIPGAKGCTPQSCSFRDHAKELSAVGVDHLFGLSSQTTEYQKEAAERLHLPFALLSDADHRFKESMAMPDFIIDDMRLFKRLTMIIDDGRIAKVFYPVDAPAEDAENVLRWCRDNPKG from the coding sequence ATGAGCAGTGAAAGTGACGCACATGTTATTGCACGGTTGACGGGCCAGATGCTGCCGTCCCTTGCGTTGGCGGCAACCGATGGCCAGGCGGTTGATCTTGCGATCCTGACCGGGCGCAGCGTTGTCTATGCGTATCCGCGCACAGCCGAACCTGACAAGGCATCCCCCGATGGGTGGGATGAAATCCCCGGTGCAAAGGGCTGCACGCCGCAATCCTGTTCCTTCCGCGATCACGCCAAGGAGCTGTCGGCTGTGGGTGTGGATCACCTATTCGGGCTTTCCAGCCAGACCACGGAATATCAGAAGGAAGCTGCCGAACGGCTGCATCTGCCATTTGCGCTTTTGTCCGATGCCGATCACCGGTTCAAGGAATCCATGGCGATGCCGGACTTCATCATTGATGACATGCGGCTGTTCAAACGCCTGACCATGATCATTGATGATGGCAGGATTGCCAAGGTTTTCTATCCGGTTGATGCCCCGGCCGAGGATGCCGAAAATGTCTTGCGCTGGTGCCGTGATAATCCGAAGGGCTGA
- the recJ gene encoding single-stranded-DNA-specific exonuclease RecJ, which yields MSMTDHAQEKTFLGIERSVTGKWWRERNLDDRLATTIAQRFGVPEVVGRVMAARDIGLDDAESFLNPTLRDLMPDPSTLKDMDKAAARIADAVIKGENIAVFGDYDVDGATSTALLKRLFAALGRDVVVHIPDRQKEGYGPNSPALLDLQRRGANLILTVDCGVTAYAPLTDAKEAGIEIIVVDHHAAEPELPPAVAVVNPNRLDDESGLGHLCAAGVAFLLAVAILRELRSRGWLEQAGIRAPDLRNWLDLVALGTVCDVVPLRGLNRAFVTQGIKIMRHRHNVGMAALADIAGVNETPSAYHLGFMLGPRVNAGGRVGESFLGTTLLSGDDPAQALDIARKLDEYNRERKAIEDIVLDQAISAVESQSKVGAMVLVGGEDWHPGVIGIVASRLKDRYHVPALVMGMVDGVYKGSARSVRGIDLGAAIIAARQAGLLINGGGHGMAAGFTLDPEKRPAFEEFLETRFAKIIAENDIRPTMTVDGGLHAMGATLDLIEALEKLGPFGAGNAEPRFVFPECRVVKADVVGADHVRCILSGSNGKGRLKAIAFRCLDNDMGQTLLKHGGRPLHILGHLRRDSWQGRDGVQLMIDDIALPVLG from the coding sequence ATGAGCATGACAGACCATGCGCAAGAAAAGACATTTTTGGGAATAGAGCGATCCGTTACCGGTAAATGGTGGCGGGAACGCAATCTGGATGATCGGCTGGCAACCACCATTGCCCAGCGTTTTGGCGTTCCCGAAGTTGTCGGGCGGGTGATGGCGGCCCGCGATATCGGGCTGGATGATGCCGAAAGTTTCCTGAACCCGACCTTGCGCGACCTGATGCCCGATCCATCGACCTTGAAGGATATGGACAAGGCAGCCGCCCGTATTGCCGATGCGGTGATCAAGGGCGAGAATATCGCGGTTTTTGGCGATTATGACGTTGATGGCGCGACCAGTACCGCGCTGTTAAAGCGCCTTTTTGCGGCCCTTGGGCGCGATGTGGTCGTGCATATCCCGGACCGCCAGAAAGAAGGATATGGTCCCAATAGTCCGGCCTTGCTGGATTTGCAACGTCGTGGTGCCAATCTGATCCTGACGGTCGATTGCGGGGTGACGGCCTATGCGCCGCTGACCGATGCCAAGGAAGCCGGGATCGAGATCATCGTTGTTGATCACCACGCGGCCGAGCCAGAATTGCCACCCGCCGTTGCGGTGGTCAACCCGAACCGTCTTGATGATGAAAGCGGCCTTGGGCATTTGTGCGCCGCGGGTGTTGCCTTTTTGCTGGCTGTTGCGATCCTGCGCGAATTGCGTTCGCGTGGCTGGCTGGAACAGGCAGGCATTCGTGCGCCCGATTTGCGCAACTGGCTTGACCTTGTGGCACTTGGCACGGTTTGCGATGTGGTGCCACTGCGCGGGCTTAATCGGGCATTCGTGACGCAAGGCATCAAGATCATGCGCCATCGCCACAATGTCGGCATGGCGGCGCTGGCCGATATTGCCGGGGTAAATGAAACGCCCAGTGCCTATCATCTTGGATTCATGCTGGGGCCGCGGGTGAATGCCGGTGGGCGGGTAGGGGAGTCGTTCCTTGGGACGACGTTGCTTTCGGGCGATGATCCCGCCCAGGCGCTGGATATCGCGCGCAAGCTTGATGAATATAACCGTGAACGCAAGGCGATCGAGGATATTGTGCTTGATCAGGCGATCAGCGCGGTTGAAAGTCAATCAAAGGTTGGTGCAATGGTGCTGGTCGGCGGCGAAGACTGGCACCCTGGTGTGATCGGTATTGTCGCCAGCCGTTTGAAGGATCGTTACCACGTGCCGGCCCTTGTGATGGGCATGGTTGATGGCGTTTACAAAGGATCAGCGCGTTCGGTGCGCGGGATTGACCTTGGGGCCGCGATCATTGCTGCACGGCAGGCGGGGCTTTTGATCAATGGCGGCGGGCATGGGATGGCGGCTGGTTTCACCCTTGATCCGGAAAAACGCCCGGCATTCGAAGAATTTCTTGAAACCCGGTTTGCCAAAATCATCGCTGAAAATGATATTCGCCCGACCATGACGGTTGATGGTGGCCTGCATGCGATGGGGGCGACGCTTGATCTGATCGAGGCCCTCGAAAAGCTTGGCCCGTTTGGTGCCGGCAATGCCGAGCCGCGCTTTGTTTTCCCGGAATGCCGGGTAGTCAAGGCTGACGTAGTGGGCGCTGATCACGTGCGTTGCATATTATCGGGCAGCAATGGCAAGGGGCGCCTTAAGGCCATTGCATTTCGCTGCCTTGACAATGACATGGGCCAGACTCTGCTGAAGCATGGCGGGCGGCCCTTGCATATCCTTGGCCATTTGCGGCGCGACAGCTGGCAGGGGCGTGATGGTGTGCAATTGATGATTGACGACATTGCCCTACCGGTTCTCGGCTAA
- a CDS encoding substrate-binding periplasmic protein, whose translation MRRIVVIVAFAAVILWSHGMVAAAQTGDMLAAARSIKIYTEDFAPFNYMSDTGLTGAGTDVVREMAARLGHDGKFEVLPWKRALQIVDNEPGTAVFSMVRTSEREDEYKWVGPIIVTRGWLYKMTDSNLEIRDLSDARKVAAIGVQAGGAAERMLREQGFKNLAALYTPGNALQLLASDRIDLWEASDLVLEHQCRKFGIDRSEVEPVIGLGIYELYLAFSLQTPDFIVDQWQMVLNDLRSDGTFVEIGRKYGVSMLHEGAEVPSGEEFNLMTR comes from the coding sequence TTGCGGCGCATTGTCGTAATTGTTGCCTTTGCTGCCGTCATCCTGTGGTCGCACGGTATGGTCGCAGCTGCCCAGACGGGGGATATGCTTGCCGCGGCCCGGTCGATAAAGATTTATACCGAGGATTTTGCACCCTTTAATTACATGTCGGATACGGGGTTGACCGGTGCCGGGACGGATGTGGTCCGTGAAATGGCCGCGCGTCTGGGGCATGACGGAAAATTTGAGGTGCTTCCGTGGAAACGGGCCCTGCAAATTGTCGACAATGAACCCGGCACGGCTGTTTTTTCAATGGTGCGAACGTCTGAGCGCGAAGATGAGTATAAATGGGTTGGGCCAATCATTGTGACGCGTGGCTGGCTTTATAAAATGACCGACAGCAACCTTGAAATCCGCGATTTGAGTGACGCACGCAAAGTTGCCGCCATCGGGGTGCAGGCAGGCGGTGCGGCGGAACGAATGTTGCGCGAACAGGGCTTTAAAAACCTTGCGGCACTTTATACACCTGGGAATGCGTTACAGCTTCTGGCCAGTGACCGGATAGACCTATGGGAAGCATCCGATCTGGTTCTGGAGCATCAGTGTCGCAAGTTCGGAATTGACCGGTCCGAAGTTGAACCGGTTATCGGCTTGGGAATTTACGAGCTTTATCTGGCATTTTCACTGCAAACGCCGGACTTCATCGTGGATCAATGGCAGATGGTTCTTAACGATCTGCGCAGTGACGGGACATTTGTCGAAATCGGCCGAAAATACGGTGTTTCGATGCTGCATGAGGGGGCCGAAGTTCCGTCAGGTGAAGAATTCAATCTGATGACGCGTTGA
- a CDS encoding MFS transporter: protein MNDHTKTPKQAVHGVGTFLWILAPVVLAFSLSQFFRSAQALLAESLRAELSTSPEELGLISGSFHFAFALMQIPVGVMLDRYGPRLTNGVMMIITVAGVLIFANAHSVAGLMIGQAVIGLGCSAAFMAALVLASRWVAPEKFAATSGLIVAFSLLGVLASATPLAALIELRGWRDVYYGLAVLSALSVVLTFTMVRDAPPKHSFHSRKGETVGEALRGMISVWKNRQVWFLVGVAFFSYPAILTVRGLWGGPYLQDVFHLGAVDVGNVLLVMTIGMIIGPPAYGQLSRLMGGAAHPLIVFAVLIAAVLCLLQALLGTTALWLAAVLMVAHGLLGSCATLNYAASRAAVPEHLIGRALTTVNLATFGGLFVLQGIAGVIIGRFEPGATEGYRVMFAFLGVCLAIAGTAFWMGTRKRSN from the coding sequence ATGAATGATCATACAAAAACACCAAAGCAGGCCGTGCACGGGGTAGGGACATTTTTATGGATCCTGGCACCGGTCGTGCTGGCCTTTTCGCTCAGCCAGTTTTTCCGTTCTGCACAGGCCTTGCTGGCCGAATCCCTTCGGGCGGAGCTTTCGACCTCTCCCGAGGAACTTGGCCTGATATCGGGCAGTTTTCATTTTGCCTTTGCCTTGATGCAAATTCCCGTCGGTGTGATGCTGGACCGTTACGGGCCGCGTTTGACCAATGGTGTGATGATGATCATCACGGTGGCCGGTGTTCTGATCTTTGCCAATGCGCATAGTGTGGCGGGATTGATGATCGGGCAGGCGGTGATCGGCCTTGGCTGTTCAGCGGCCTTCATGGCGGCATTGGTGCTGGCATCGCGTTGGGTGGCACCGGAAAAGTTTGCCGCGACTTCTGGCCTGATTGTGGCGTTCAGTTTGCTGGGCGTTCTGGCATCGGCAACGCCATTGGCCGCCCTGATCGAACTGCGCGGCTGGCGCGACGTTTATTACGGGCTTGCCGTGCTCAGCGCGCTTTCGGTTGTTCTGACATTCACCATGGTGCGCGACGCACCGCCAAAGCACAGCTTCCATTCCCGAAAGGGCGAAACCGTGGGTGAGGCATTGCGCGGCATGATCTCTGTCTGGAAAAACCGGCAGGTCTGGTTTCTGGTTGGTGTTGCCTTCTTCAGCTATCCGGCGATCCTGACCGTACGTGGGCTTTGGGGCGGGCCGTACCTACAGGACGTCTTCCATCTCGGGGCGGTGGATGTTGGTAACGTTCTTTTGGTGATGACAATCGGCATGATCATCGGACCGCCCGCCTATGGGCAACTTTCGCGCCTGATGGGCGGTGCGGCACATCCCCTGATCGTCTTTGCCGTTCTGATTGCGGCTGTGCTGTGCCTGTTGCAGGCGCTGCTGGGGACGACAGCTCTTTGGCTCGCCGCGGTCCTGATGGTCGCACACGGGCTTCTGGGCAGCTGTGCAACGCTTAACTATGCCGCATCGCGGGCCGCGGTGCCCGAACATCTGATTGGCCGTGCCCTGACCACGGTCAATCTGGCGACCTTTGGCGGGCTGTTTGTCCTTCAGGGGATTGCAGGTGTGATCATTGGTCGGTTTGAGCCGGGCGCAACGGAGGGCTATCGCGTGATGTTTGCCTTCCTTGGTGTCTGCCTTGCGATTGCGGGAACGGCCTTCTGGATGGGAACCCGAAAACGGTCGAATTGA